AGCATTCTCAATTTTGGGCCAAGAGTGACCGATGCCTGGCTTACCCAAGCTCTATACTACATTGAGAACGAGAAATGCCCGACCCTCGGACTACGGCGCCTCCTTGAAGACTTTCACGGAAACGCTCCAACTGCAGTCGCGTTCACTGGTTTTATCGACAGAACAGACCTGCTGCAGCTCATGCTTGCGGCAGGTGTGAGCCCTCTCGGTGTACCAACAATGCCCGAGTATGGTTGGAGGCGACGTGATCCGGACTATCCAGACAACCCAAGGATAGGGATTCGCGTTGGAATTTACATGCCGCAATCAGCCCTTGAGCtggttgtggaaggagacAGCAAATCGTGTCTGAAGATTCTTATCGAGTCTTACACCTGGAGCCCAGCCTTGATTGGTCGCGCTCTGGCATTGGCAATCTATCTTGGTAGAAAGGGGCTGATAGAAGACCTGTATCGACTCGACCTGGACGCAAATGCAGAAGGGTCAGTCTGCACCAGCACACTACCATTGTATACTGAAGAAGAGATTagtgaggaagagatgggaACTTTCACCTCCCTCCAGGCAGCAGCATCAAAACAGGACATCTCTCTCGTGCAAAGGCTGATCAATGACAAACAAGCGGACGTCAACTATCCGGCAACGGGAGCCCGCAGTCGAACTGCGTTACAGTACGCCGTTGAAAGAGGAAACAAAGAATTGGTGAGATTACTCCTTGACAACGATGCCAACGTAAATGCTCCTCCCGCACACTATGCAGGCGCAACGGCTCTGCAACTTGCTGCGATCAAAGGGTACCTGAGCCTAGCTCAATATCTAATAAGGATCGGAGCGAAGGTAAACGCCCCAGGCGCAGAAAGAAAAGGTAGGACAGCGCTAGAAGGTGCGGCACAGAACGGACGTATTGATATGGTTCAATTGCTCCTTGAGGCAGGCACGTCCATACGCGATGACGGTGGGGGACTGCAGTGTCGAAGGGCCATTGCGTTGGCCAACGACCATGGTCACAATGCCGTGGCAAACTTGATCAAGCTGCACCACCCAGACTGGGACGAGCGGTCTGACTGGGAAGTCTCTGACGGTTCGGATGCTGTGACAGCTGGTGATAAAGACGTCAGAATCACCGAGGTTCGGGAGTGTCCTCGAAGCCTTCAGGAGACCAGTGACGCGACTAGATCTGATGAATGGGAGAGATTTATTGACTGGAGCCCTCTGAATATTTGTTGATTGTGTCTTCGATGCTTGGGATATTTTTGTCTCTTCATCGAGGAATGTGCCCCCGGCTTCAATCACAGCAGCTGGTCAGTTTGAGTCAATGGTTTCAACACCAGACACAGGGGTCAATGCCCATCAGGTGGACCGTCCAGTTAACGTCGGATATGATgatctggcgctggctggtGAGCATTTTAGACTGATAGTAGCACTAGACTGGCCTTATatttctgctttcttttaGATTATAGGCAATTGGAAAGAAGCCATATTGTGTCAGTTTGTTGAATATAACGATCCTTTACAGTTTACAGAGCAATCATATTCAAAATCATGACGCAAAAGTTTGCTTGCGCTTGGAAGCGTATTTATGGAAAAATATGGAGCTTTCTCAGCTAATTCCTCGTGGATAAGGTACTGCCGTGGCAAGTAATTATAGTGGATACCGACCTTAGAGCAAAGTCTATTATCGTACTCTGACCTTACTTAACTTGTTGGATCTTGAGCCGGTTAAGCCAGAGTCAGGAGTGCTGGCTGTGACGCCCAAGGTTTAACAATCTAATAAAGAGACATGTAGCCCTAGTAACTGGAATGCGGCACctatttattaagttatagTAGTAACTTgtctatattctttatttcaGTCTAGCGATATATTTATTGGTATATCAACAAATGGCATACCAGCGCCAGGAGTCCACTGCACACTACCACTCTATCCCGTAGTTCCTGCTAAACCGTTGGAAATTTTTTACTAATAGCCCCTGCAGCAGTGATTGTAATATTACTTAGTGTTTAACTATGTAATAAGGATAAATTCTATGTACCACCTACATACTATAATCCCTAATTCCTACTACATGCCCATTCTCCGATAACGCCCCTGGCATGGAAGAGCAGAGCCTCTGTCCTAGCTTATTATTCAAACCACTACATAGCGTGATTACCGTATCTGGTTTGGCGCTGTATTGGGATGAAATTAGCAGCCATCAAATCCACCTGTGTCTGTTAAAGAAAGGGGGGTGGAGGGACCATGGACAGAATTACTTATATTAACATGTGAATGGGAATCATCTATTTAGACTAACGGATCCGGTCCTGAATATGGATGTGATACCCCTGGCTCGGTAACCACTCTCTACTACTTAAGCTAGTTAGTAAAGAGCTACCACGGCCTGTATAACTTATTCTGTAATGCGCAGATCCTCCGCCACTACAGCTTTCTCAACGTCGGGTTACTCCTGGTGCCTGGGCCGGAAGCTCTTGAGTTTACCTCGTAGATTTGGCGCATTTCATTTGGTCCGTGGTCGGTTGCTTTTCTGGAGGCTCATCAGTTATAGACTTTACTACTTACTGCGCCAGCGTCTGTGCAGGCTGTTCGCCGGTAAACATATCTCGATTCTCGTGTTTTCCGTCCTCGAACTTTTTGTTGGCAGGACTTTCTATGCTGAAGCTAGCTATCAAGTACCCATTCGCAACCAGCGACCATGGTCAATCTCCACAATTCAATTATTAGGCATGTATTATATCAGAGACAAAGCGAGCAATCACATCCAAATGTTGACGAACGTATCGCCGACCAGCTAATTGCATGTTCCGCTCACATTCGAGCCGCTCCAGCTCAAAGCATAGATACTCCCAGTCCAAGGTCTCACTAGATAAATCTTGAGCTTCGTGGAAAAGATCTGGGATTCTCGAGCGCCAATACCCATCGCCCAAGTAAGATCCTATTGCCTTCTGGACTGCTGCAACGTCCGCGGAAGGGAGCAGATCTGTGGTCAGCCGTAAGATTTCTGGTGGAAGACGATCCAAGTACGTCTTCTTTTGGTCGTATCGTATAACTTGAAACCTTCGTTTTGTCCTGCGCCGAGCTTGTCGGATAATCTCCTGTGCACGAGGACAATAAAAAGGGTCTAGGCCAATAATTAGCATTCTTGTTTACAGGACCCCAAACAATGTGGCGAATTCAATTACCCATGTCCTTGTAAAGAATCTGGAGGCTTTTCTCCGGAAGTAAGGCCATAAACTCGTCAGCACTGTATAGTGAATCGTTCCAGTCCCGGGCACTCTGGCGACGTAGCGCCTTTAGTATGATCTTGATGTCGCCCCCAGATAATGTCCAAGCCTTGTGCCTGCGAAGTACTTGCCAGCATCGAGCATGCATCATAAAACATGTCAGCCTATCCGGGGCAGAGTGGTCCTGCGCCTCATGCTGCAGTGCCGTTACTAGGAGCTCTTCATGCATGTCTGGATTGCTTTCGGATCTTATGATCAGGTCATCCTCGTCCCACGGCGCCTGGCGCGTATGAAAGCCAAGGTCCTTATTGCTGAAATATGATACGCCAGACAGGCGACATATACGTTTCcgtgggtggaagaggactgTCGATCTGCATTAGGATCATATCAAGGTTGAACAGAGTCAACCGGAATGAAGGGAAGGGAATAGGGCGGGCATACTCATGCGATAAAAGCGACACCACCCACCACCCTCCGGATTCCAACTGTGGGGATGTACAGACTCAGCGTAATATATTCCCGTCATGAGCTTCGTTCTGCCGTCGAATTCGGTCATGTCGGCGCTGCAGATATAACATATCGGGTTGGCGTCGTTTCTGGGGTCCTTGACGGGGAGCTGGTCTGCCTCGTCTAGATCCTCTATATTTCCTTCCTGCGTGATGTCCATTATTCTTCAGTTGGGAAGATGCTATCGCGGGGTGTGGGTGGTATCTTGGTCTGTGTTTCGACCTATTAAGCTACCGCATGGATGGAGATATATAACGGCTGACTTGTCTGATTATGAACCATGACGCAGTACCGGACGATTCTGCAGAATTTGAGTTGTAATAGAAGCCTAAGAGCGCGCCAGCTCTACTATCGCCATAGACTTTCCCTCACTGCTGCCGAGCTGGCCTGGGAGTGGCATGATGAATTGGGATCGAACCACCTTAACATTCACCAACTATATCTTATTGAGAGTTTGGTGGCATTTATTTGACGTCATCCACTTTTTCGGGGTTGTATAATACTACTGTTAGTGTAGATCTAAGTCACCAGCTTGTCTAACACAGGGGGTgaggccgcaatactaatatgGCGGCTCTGAAGGATTATAGAGAAATGATATATAGTTAGTGGAAGATAGGtctatatttagtagaagTAATTACTGGTTCTCCTAGCTAAGAACCAGTAATATAAtgaatatttatatatcatATAATAGCTGCCAAGCAGCCGCAGTACGCCTCAGGCACACTTACGCAGCGTCCGCAGATAGCGGCGCACAACAATATGAAGCCGATAGGAAGACTCCAATACAGATAACAGACGTTATTTCTCCAGTCGGTCCGTTCGGAGGGCGCACGGGGGCCACGTCCTAACGGACTAGATGCGCGCCGGGGGTTCAGGTCGGGGGCCAGGTGAGGCTTCATTCAATGAGAGGGCAACTTGGCCGGAGGTGGGGGAACCGTTGAGCACTGGAGCAGCGATTAGCCGACGTATACACAGCAGTCTGGTACGGCAATCACGGCCTAGTACCTGGACAGGGATGCTGAGCTTGATGGTAGGTGTATTCACTCTCTGGTTGATCATGGATGCATGTCTCTATGGAGTGGTAACTATATCCAGTTGCACGATGGCAAGTCCAGGTCCACTGCATGCGTCTTGACGACTTGGACTACTGCCAAGATATGTAATACTCCGTACTGTCTGTcacgaggagctggaggatctgCAGAGCACCGGTAATTAGAGCATCGCTAGCCATGGCCGAAATCTCCGCGGTCAGGTAGTTTTGGATGCGGACTCGCCAGGAATAGTGTGCAGCCGTTGCTGGACAGGCCATGTAGACCACCAGTCCCAGACAGTACAAGGTGACTAGCACTACTTGAATCATCGACATGGTGCTATTTGGAATAATCCAATTCTGGAAGACATTCTGTCGGAATCTCCCCAAGTTCAACAAACACACCGCCAGCACTGGGATCGCCTGGTGGAGGCACTGCCCGCCGCGGTTCCTGAGTTACCCCACCCCAATCTTAACTGCGGCAGCTGCTATATGTTGGCGAAGCTGAGCCATTATCACCAAGATTAAGGGAACCACTGTGCACCAAATTGCGGATCATGAGAAGAGGATCCGTTGGACGCCGCatgttcttctctttggcgGGCCTGCCTCGCCTGATATACACGGCCGCCAGGTTAAACACCCGCCAGTCACTTCCACACCACTGTGGTGCGAGCCATCGACAAGAAACTCCGGAAAGACGTAGGCATGATAAAGTACCTGCTGGCCTCCTATTAGACACTCTCTTTTCACTTCCCCCGTCAAGGACAGCTTGGTCCTTTCTAGTCTTGGGAAGCACCTGCCTCAGATATAGAAATTTCAGTAAATTTGTACATCTAATATCCCTTTTGTTAACTATACTTCAGGATATTGCGCAAGTGCTCGTCGTGTATAGAACAGTACGCTATTATTAGGGGTCTAATAGCCGGCCAAAAAACCTAGCTTGATTGCATCTCTGACCAGATAAACATATTTGAATAAGCTATACTCGCTCTTGGAAGTCCCAGCAGCCTCTCCTAACACTTTACTTTTCGTCCGCATAGTTAAGACTAACACTAATGTCGCCATTTCCATAAGCTTCGTTAGAGCCTACAAGAATAggtaattatattagtaccTTTATCCCGCTTGTATAGACACAGAAGCATGGATAATTCAAACTTACCATCAGCAGTATCTTTACCCTCGCCACACTGGTCAAGAATTTCCTGCGCAGCGTCCGCAATATGCCCGCTAAATAGTAGAGGTATCAGTAATCATATCTAATTAAGTATACTGTAATAGGCCTAACATACCACCATGAGCTTGAATCTTCTTCAGACATACCGCCATTGCGCACGCCCACGATCTCGGCTGTGCCAATTTGGACGAACCCCTTATTTAGCTGTCCCCCTGGGATGGTACAAAGCTCCGTGCCCCGGGCGTGAAATTTATCGATACACTACTGGAGCTGGTCCTTGGGTGCCGCTAGTATCTTGATACCGGTGAGTTCATCGTAATCCTTACCATAACTCACGCCAGCCAGCGCGGTGGTGGACATCGCAAGAGCTATAAGAGCAGACTTGATAGAGACCATCTTGGCAAGAGTTGGGGATTGAAGGATATGATAAAATAGAATACCAGGAGAATAAGAAATAGGATATAGCAAGGGGATTCCATACCCTTTAAATAATGACAATAATGGCTTACTAGCTATGACTTTAAGATTATGCTAGTAACCCTAGAGTAGATCTACCGTAAGCCAAATCCACAGTGGCCTTGGCCGTTGGGGCCAATTTGGATTATGGAAGATCAATAAACACTGTACTGTGTGCCAGGGGCCATGGTAATACCTGTGTATAGTTAAGTAGTTAGCGGACATTCAGCCCCGTGAGGTCGCTCAGCTCCGAATGTCGAATTATTCACCCTTCATCCTCCGATCCTTCAGCGACGTTGAGGCAGCAAGTGCTCTTTATATTCCTACATGGATCTCAAGTGTAATTCGGAGTAGTtctctcaacttctccagTATTCGTAATCCAGCTGTTGAAGCGCTGAATAACCTGATTCCCTGGTAGTACCAACGTAGCTTCCATATAACGTATAAACCTCGCTGGGTGTCAATACAAAAAGAGAGAGATTTTGGGATTACTCTGTGTTCCGCCCCCACTGGGAATCAAGGCTCAGTGCCCTGGTGGAGTATCTCCATGCGGAGAGTAATCCACGGAGGACGTTAGCCATAATCACTTGGATTACTAGGTTGACCGCTTGGTTTTTGTTCCTGAAATGAACTGCCTCGAGTGGACGCTCAAAACCGTCTCCACGCTGCCAAACTCCGAGAAAGCAGGCGGCGTAATCCTCCTCGGTGCCCTCGCAGGAAAGAGCACATCTCTGACCTGCTCGAACAGTATCCCCCAGTTAAACTTGGTATGAATAGCAACAACTGTCTTCATTCTATAAGGGACTGAAGTTGGGAAGGTCACTACTGGAGCAGCAGACGTGTTGCGTTGACTTCAGATTCTGCAGTTAGTTCCACCAACCCATTTCGAACTGGACAGCGACGGACTCGGCAGAAGCAGTCCACACGGTGGAGGCGGGAATACCAGAGAAGTCAGGTCCCAACGACGCGCATGCATGGATCTGGTGATCTACACTTTTGCAAACTCTGGCATGACGCGGGCGCCTTGGGCTACACCTGCCTTCAGAAGCAAGTAGCAATGTTAATCAGCCAACTGAAATAACGACAAGAGAACATCCGGGCTAGGAATACAAACAACGATCTTAACAACcccatccaacccagccccCGCCTCCTTCAGAATTGTCTCTGTGTTCTTGATAATCGCTGTTGTTTTGTCAGCCACAGATCCCGTGATTAGGGCTCGCGTCGGCGGGGATTTGGCCCGAGAGATAGCTATGGCTAGTTCCTGGCCCGGGCTTTATGGCTTGGGACTGAAATGAGATGCCACGGGTAGCCGTTTTGTTAGCTGAGTATAGATGCCTACCTAGAATAGTAGAGAGGGATATTTACGTAGTGTGCAAACACCGGAATAGACGGAATATAAGGTTAGCTAAGCTCGTTTATTTACAAGGCCAAGAGATTGACTTTTGTAGCTACTCACGGGAATAGGCCTGATCCGTATGGACACTGGTAACAACTGAAGAGATGTTTTTTTCTGCTGGTGTGGAAGTTTTGCCTCTCGCCATCGCTTGAGGGTGGAAAGATGATACCGGGCGCCGGAAGTGGCTGGTGATCATGGAAGAACGAGACCGAGCTGTGCGGACGAACATTCTGGCAAGTATTTCATTTAATTATCAGACTCTGTTAGGGCGGAGTGCCTTATGCCTAAGGTTATAGTCCAGCCAGCATCACAGTCGGAATCATAAGTACCATATACAAACCAtagctgttgtatgttttacTTTTCAAGTAGTTTACTCAGACTATCGGCTGTCTCGGCCCGTCCCGGTGGGAGCAGTATTTCTGCTCAATCACAGATTTCAAATTGGTCGGTAAACTCGATGGGTGCGTTTAAATTCACACCCCTAAAGGTAGAAAACACATTTGTGATGTTAAGTTTAGTCACACTAAGCTGATGGTCGTTTGTATGGGGATTTATATGGGACGGGACATAGGGGTTGTTATacttaactttataaaataaaacaacaAATCCTCTATCTAGGTAGGCGGTCTAGAAGGGGCGTGTTTTCTACCTCTAGGGGTGTGAATTTAAACACACGATGAAACACCAGCAAAACCAGCTTCATCACCAGCACACACTTTTCGACTGGATGTGACCAAGTCGATTCTGAATAGATATCAGCCTAGGTACTAGCCTCGCGAGACCTCCTTCCTTTAGCTTTCATTTTACGCTCTCGGCTACATGAGCATTTGCTTGGCCGTAATCCCTGTAAAACCGAAGACAGCTCCACGAGGCTAATGCAAGGTGACTGCGCCGCCAGACCGGACCTTCAGATCATTGGAAGACGAGGGGACTCAGGGGCAGTGAACCTTTACTCTCCCTTCAGTTTCATAAATTAAAGGCGGCCTTGGTCTTCTGTGCTGCTAAAACCTCCACCGCTTCTACACCTATCTTTTGGAAGTATGCCTCCaagcgaagacgaagctCTGCGCCAATTGCAACACGAGCAATCCAAGCTGCTGGATGTCATCGACGAGCTGCGCACCATCGGGGTCGGCGGGCTCGTGGAACTGCCCCAGCTCATTGTCTGCGGCAACCAGTCCAGCGGCAAGAGTTCAGTTCTCGAAGCCATATCACGGGTGCGATTCCCAGCGAAAAGCAACATCTGCACGCGCTTCGCGACCGAATTTATCCTGCGCCGCAGAGCGGTGTCTAAAATCAAGATCTCAATCGAACCGGGATCGTCGTGCTTGTTCAATCAAGAGCGAGTAAAATACATTCGCAGCTTCGCGCATGAGGACTACTCCGATGGAAATGATCTCCCGGATCTGATTGAAGCTGCGAAGGAGCATATGGGGATTACCGAGGCCGACGCCGAGAACTCTGGATTCAGTGATGATATCCTGAAAGTCGAGATCTCGGGGCCGGATAAGCCAGAGCTGACCCTTGTTGACTTGCCCGGGTTGTATTACTCGAccagccagcagcaggggaaCGAAGGGATTGCGATCACCCGTAATCTGACGGCGAAGTACATGATGAACACCCGGAGCATCATCCTCGCGGTGATCAGTGCCAAATTAGACTACCATCTGCAGGAAGTTTTGAATATCAGCGAGAAATACGATCGTGGGCGTGAGCGAACACTCGGGATCATTACCAAGCCTGATATCCTCAAGGCCGGctcagaagaggaagattcGTGCTTGTCGCTCCTGCGAAACGAGAAGACGCACCTGCAGCTGGAATGGCATGCGTTACGGAATCGATCATTCGAGACGAGAGACGCATCAGACAATGATCGTGACCAGCAAGAGAAGGAATTCTTCAACAACGGCAGGTGGTCCACCGTCTCACGGGAATTCGTTGGTGTGGACAGTCTGCGCCGTCGCCTTAGCAGTATTCTCCTGAAGCATGTCCAGCGCAACCTCCCGGATTTGATATCCGACATCAGAACGAAGATCGCTGAGCGAGAACAGACACTATCAAGACTCGGACCCTCTCGATCGACCCTCCCGCAGCAACGGGGGTATCTACTGAGCATAAGCAGCGCGTTTGAGCGTGTCATGATGCAAGCGTTGAGCGGGATGTATGCGGATGATTTCTTTGGCGGAGTGGGCGAGACGAAGAGCTCGCATGATGACAATCGACTACTCCGGGCCACGATACGGCGTTTGAACGACTTCTTTGCAGAGGCGATGACCATTCGGAGCAGCCGACGCATTATTGTTGAATCGAAGCAGCTTTTCCCTACTCCGCGTCTGCCTTCTGCCGGAAACCCGTACATGGCCGGCTGGACCCCGGACTACATCCAGCGCGAGAGACTGGAAGACGAGTGTGCCCAGCTTGTTCGCCGGAATCGTGGGGTTGAGCTTCCGGGCGTCGCTAATCAGCTGCTGGTTGGGAGATTGTTTCGCGATCAGTCAAGGCCGTGGGAGGACGTCGCTCGGAACCACCTGCTTAAGACTTGGGACGCCGCGAGATACTTCGTCTATGAGCTTCTACGGCATCTGGCGGACGAGCACACTTGCTCTCTGCTCGCCGGCTCCGTGCTGGAAGCTGAATTGGAGAAGATAAGAGAGGAATTGCTGGGCAAGCTTGATGAACTTACTTCGTATAACAGGTCTGGCCATCCACTTCCTCTGGGAACCGCCTTCTTGACGCAGATCCAGAAGGCCCGGAGTGATCGCTTAGTGGAATCCTTGAAGTCAAAGCTATCATCCACAGATGAATCGGCTACCTCATTTTCGATGGTGGCCATTGAACGTAGCATTGCGGACATGGAGAAATCACACGACGAGTTTGCCGCTGCGGACATTGTCGACCAAATGCAAGCCTACTACGATGTAAGACTGCGGGTTCCAGACTACATCCAGGATGCTGATAACATATTAGGTGGCTATAATCACATTTGTCAACAACGTGGCAACCCTCGCCATTGAAAACTGCCTTGTCCAGCCTCTGCAGCGAATGATCACCAGCCAGGTCATCAACGATATGGACGATAAGCAGATTCAGGAACTGGCCGCCGAGCCTTCCTACGTCAGTGAGGAGCGCGAGCGTCTGGGTAAAGAGCTCAAAAGGCTACAGGCTGGTTTGCGAACCTTCAACGCCTATCGTCCCTTGACTCTCCCTGATAGAAACAAGTCCATATTCGGTATACCTCTCTCGTAGCTTATAACACTATGACGGTACTAAGGCCAATACATGTAGATACGATCAAGCCCAAGCCTAGCACAAACCAGACACTACAGCCAACGTCGATATCTGGTAATACACCAGCTGGCAGCGGAGACGGCGCTTTTCCAAAAGGCTTGGGTTTCTTTAGCCCTTCCGCAAGTACAAATGGGTCCGACTCTAATACTGGCGGTGGCTTTAGCGGCTTTGGTAGCGCTAAACCATCTGGTTCTCTGCCAGGTACTACAGGAAGCGGCCGGGGCACCAGCATGTTCGGTTCTCTAGCGAGCAATAAAACCGAATTTGGTGCTCAGGCGAGTACCGGTACAGGTGGGAGCCCTAGCTCCTTTGGGGGACGGTTTGGCTCTGCTGCCCCTGCTCCTGCGCCCTCTAGTTCTCTCGCCAATGGTCAGAAGGTCAGGGTTAATCTCCCCAAGGGAACCGAGACAAGCCCTGGTCAGTCTAAAAGTCCCTTTCCCCCAAGCACGAAAAACATATCCTGGTGAGCCTCTACTTCTCTCGCGCTTCTTGGAGCCATTCCTTGCTTTATGCGTGTTGCATGCTTAATCGGCTGACCCCTATATGCACAGAACGAGACTGACATGTTTTGGTCTGCCAAACAGGAGACCACACGTAGAAAAGGATACCTGGACATCCAGCATGCGCGATATATATTATCATTACCAGCACATTTCCTGCGCAACACTATTTTGCAACTACTCACCTgaggtatatatatccgTCACTCCGTTTAACTGGCCATGAGACTGAAGTACTGAACACACAGGAACTCCGGGTCGCAGATTATGCCCGCGGTGATCGGCTTGCAGTAAAGGAGTGTAAATAGACGTTACCATCGTTAAGTGCCTCCGACGGGACGGGATTATAAATGAAGATGCTGGGTTAACCAGACTCAAATGTAATTACAATGCTGTTGTAATTTTAGTGGGGTACAAGCATAATGCTATATGTTACCTTCACACCTGCAATATAGCTGATCTGGATACCAGGCAGAGTATCTTGCATTCTGTCAGCCCTGAGAAGGCTGAGCAAATCAATAACCAGAGAACTGAAATGACTGAACCTGGCAAAGTCTAAAGATCGAGGTTGTTCCTGCATTGGGAATGCGACGAGCCAACTAAACATATGCCGTAAGCGGTAATAGGCTAGCCTGAAACAGCAGCCGGTTCGTGACGCCCCTGATACCTGTACTTTCTCACATGGACAATATGACTTTAGAGTAAATAATTgtcctttcttccttcaatCGTTTCTTTCATTTGGGGATACGGCCTGCTTCCAGCAGTACCCTACCTGATGTGGATCAGACGAGATCATCAGAAGCCTGCAACACGGTATCTTGGCGCGCCGTTATTATATCGGTAAACGTCACAGTAAGCGAgtcctctccctctcgtGTTGGGCGTCCAGCATCCATCGTCCAGCATCCATCGCCCCTCACCCGTCCGTCCCCTTGGCCTTTTCTGATCCAGGAACCGGACGATGAAATCAAACTGCAAAATCTCTCAATGAATTCACTGGATGCCCTGCCGCAGGAGATCATTGCTCTGGCTCTCCAGAACTGCGACTCCTTCCACCAAATACACTGCCTCATCTCAACATGCAAACGAACCCGCTCAGTCTGGATCTTGAATCAACGCTCAATTCTCTGGCCCGTTGCCCAAGCCGAAATACCTGGTTTCAGCGATGCTCTTATAGCAGTGCGGTTTTACCATATCATCCGTTGGATTGCATTAAGCTTACCACTTCCCAGGTGCGTGCAACACGGATTGCCACAGACGCCCTGCTCCAGGGAGAGCTGCCGCCAGATCCATTCACGGTCTCGGAGCTGAGTGGCGACGCCAACAAGCCTTCGCTCGAGGAACTGAAAGAGGTTCAGACCTTGCACCGTGCCGTAAACTacctggagaaggaaatTCTATCCTACGACCAAGACAGATTCGTTTCTATGCCGGACGAGCTCGAAACCAAGCACGACGAATGCGCCCGCGTTAAGTGGAAGGTCTGGCGCGAGGAGTGCCACCGGGCGATATACCGAAATCTGGCTGCGGGGGCCATACTTTGCCGCGCATATAATGCCCCCGTTGTCTCTGGGGCCCGACCAAGAGGCTTCCTGGCCGCGTTTCTTGAGCTTATGCAAGGGAACGAAGACCCCGACTACGTGATAGAGGGCTGGTTCTCTGAAAGTGAGCAGAGCTATCTCTCCGAGATTCCGTTGTACAGTATCAAGGACTATCACAAGTGCGAGGCAGCTTTTCACCCTCTTGAAGATATCTTCGTAGAGGAAAGCAGGAAACGCGAGCCATTCGAGCCATTGGAGATGGTGGCATCTGCAAGATTGAGGAGAGACGAATCTCTTTTCAAGAACTTTGGACGATATGTGGATATCCGGAATCCTGAGTCGCTCGACCCCGACCATGCAGAAAACCTCTTCCATCAGATTCTTCACTTCATCGCTatcgtggaggaggagccaCGGAAGTTTATTTGGGATCCGAGAA
This genomic interval from Aspergillus puulaauensis MK2 DNA, chromosome 7, nearly complete sequence contains the following:
- a CDS encoding uncharacterized protein (COG:S;~EggNog:ENOG410Q0HN); protein product: MNSLDALPQEIIALALQNCDSFHQIHCLISTCKRTRSVWILNQRSILWPVAQAEIPGFSDALIAVRATRIATDALLQGELPPDPFTVSELSGDANKPSLEELKEVQTLHRAVNYLEKEILSYDQDRFVSMPDELETKHDECARVKWKVWREECHRAIYRNLAAGAILCRAYNAPVVSGARPRGFLAAFLELMQGNEDPDYVIEGWFSESEQSYLSEIPLYSIKDYHKCEAAFHPLEDIFVEESRKREPFEPLEMVASARLRRDESLFKNFGRYVDIRNPESLDPDHAENLFHQILHFIAIVEEEPRKFIWDPRTQDAQCEEVPGDSPSTFAIFFGSFVPIKISVRDRTTVSGSLVLPGLEAKTAKSKESNYFGFQYMDAFLTKVWEVGGIPNYYGGDKRPPPPQFYFAEYMLRKYFSVRFADGIYEAAWDGFTHYGALFTNLESNIWYDEECLFQSSDDPIPAVYYRDAFE
- a CDS encoding uncharacterized protein (COG:U;~EggNog:ENOG410PKHT;~InterPro:IPR030381,IPR027417,IPR003130,IPR001401, IPR000375,IPR022812,IPR020850;~PFAM:PF00350,PF01031,PF02212;~go_function: GO:0003924 - GTPase activity [Evidence IEA];~go_function: GO:0005525 - GTP binding [Evidence IEA]); translation: MPPSEDEALRQLQHEQSKLLDVIDELRTIGVGGLVELPQLIVCGNQSSGKSSVLEAISRVRFPAKSNICTRFATEFILRRRAVSKIKISIEPGSSCLFNQERVKYIRSFAHEDYSDGNDLPDLIEAAKEHMGITEADAENSGFSDDILKVEISGPDKPELTLVDLPGLYYSTSQQQGNEGIAITRNLTAKYMMNTRSIILAVISAKLDYHLQEVLNISEKYDRGRERTLGIITKPDILKAGSEEEDSCLSLLRNEKTHLQLEWHALRNRSFETRDASDNDRDQQEKEFFNNGRWSTVSREFVGVDSLRRRLSSILLKHVQRNLPDLISDIRTKIAEREQTLSRLGPSRSTLPQQRGYLLSISSAFERVMMQALSGMYADDFFGGVGETKSSHDDNRLLRATIRRLNDFFAEAMTIRSSRRIIVESKQLFPTPRLPSAGNPYMAGWTPDYIQRERLEDECAQLVRRNRGVELPGVANQLLVGRLFRDQSRPWEDVARNHLLKTWDAARYFVYELLRHLADEHTCSLLAGSVLEAELEKIREELLGKLDELTSYNRSGHPLPLGTAFLTQIQKARSDRLVESLKSKLSSTDESATSFSMVAIERSIADMEKSHDEFAAADIVDQMQAYYDVAIITFVNNVATLAIENCLVQPLQRMITSQVINDMDDKQIQELAAEPSYVSEERERLGKELKRLQAGLRTFNAYRPLTLPDRNKSIFDTIKPKPSTNQTLQPTSISGNTPAGSGDGAFPKGLGFFSPSASTNGSDSNTGGGFSGFGSAKPSGSLPGTTGSGRGTSMFGSLASNKTEFGAQASTGTGGSPSSFGGRFGSAAPAPAPSSSLANGQKVRVNLPKGTETSPGQSKSPFPPSTKNISW
- a CDS encoding uncharacterized protein (SECRETED:SignalP(1-19)), with translation MVSIKSALIALAMSTTALAGVSYGGQLNKGFVQIGTAEIVGVRNGGMSEEDSSSWCGHIADAAQEILDQCGEGKDTADGSNEAYGNGDISVSLNYADEK